Proteins encoded within one genomic window of Hermetia illucens chromosome 2, iHerIll2.2.curated.20191125, whole genome shotgun sequence:
- the LOC119650041 gene encoding peptidyl-prolyl cis-trans isomerase-like 1 isoform X1: MLVNSTPGIPDKAWQPHFVTLESSMGEITCELYWKHAPNTCRNFAELIRRGYYNNTIFHRIIRDFMIQGGDPTGTGRGGQSIYGATFPDEIHPDLKHTGAGILSMANSGPDTNGSQFFITLAPTQWLDGKHTIFGRVYAGMQVVKRIGMVECDKNDRPVENVRIVKAKIEKM; encoded by the exons ATGCTAGTGAATAGCACGCCGGGGATTCCTGACAAGGCTTGGCAGCCTCACTTTGTAACTCTCGAAAGCTC GATGGGCGAGATCACATGTGAACTCTATTGGAAACATGCACCCAACACATGCCGAAATTTTGCCGAACTTATCCGTCGTGGCTACTATAATAACACCATTTTCCATCGAATTATCCGTGATTTCATGATACAAGGAGGTGATCCCACTGGCACTGGTCGCGGTGGTCAATCGATCTATGGAGCAACATTTCCAGATGAAATTCATCCGGATTTAAAGCATACGGGCGCTGGCATTCTCTCAATGGCCAATTCCGGGCCTGACACAAATGGATCACAATTTTTTATTACACTCGCTCCAACACAATGGCTAGACGGGAAACATACAATATTTGGACGGGTATATGCAGGCATGCAGGTTGTAAAGCGAATAGGAATGGTTGAATGCGATAAAAATGATAGACCCGTGGAGAATGTTAGAATTGTTAAAGCGAAAATAGAGAAGATGTGA
- the LOC119650041 gene encoding peptidyl-prolyl cis-trans isomerase-like 1 isoform X2, whose amino-acid sequence MISDVRFCIRKRLYPVPVPVMGEITCELYWKHAPNTCRNFAELIRRGYYNNTIFHRIIRDFMIQGGDPTGTGRGGQSIYGATFPDEIHPDLKHTGAGILSMANSGPDTNGSQFFITLAPTQWLDGKHTIFGRVYAGMQVVKRIGMVECDKNDRPVENVRIVKAKIEKM is encoded by the exons ATGATTTCTGATGTTAGATTTTGTATCAGGAAACGTTTGTACCCTGTACCTGTCCCTGT GATGGGCGAGATCACATGTGAACTCTATTGGAAACATGCACCCAACACATGCCGAAATTTTGCCGAACTTATCCGTCGTGGCTACTATAATAACACCATTTTCCATCGAATTATCCGTGATTTCATGATACAAGGAGGTGATCCCACTGGCACTGGTCGCGGTGGTCAATCGATCTATGGAGCAACATTTCCAGATGAAATTCATCCGGATTTAAAGCATACGGGCGCTGGCATTCTCTCAATGGCCAATTCCGGGCCTGACACAAATGGATCACAATTTTTTATTACACTCGCTCCAACACAATGGCTAGACGGGAAACATACAATATTTGGACGGGTATATGCAGGCATGCAGGTTGTAAAGCGAATAGGAATGGTTGAATGCGATAAAAATGATAGACCCGTGGAGAATGTTAGAATTGTTAAAGCGAAAATAGAGAAGATGTGA
- the LOC119650042 gene encoding protein aurora borealis: MEPRAFQTPQKAMKFVASAMQIGTPQNKTREAFETPKSIAFHSSGNFSLLPVVNTPPSRFPKVVNPFELGLADRLHLPLICSPSLFQRPNTPQHSSTQFEWTIEEVSSLGPANVEPHETQFQATPDPDLEAKAQAAISSYFKDQIIVPSPVECSLRNRKIALDNILNSNSPPVRSGRRIRDGIAQTVMSIPPVVPPEVEEMLKRFLTYNADQQQSPTVSCDNTIDYEAQDISLRRKLFGMPLMNKDVEEAEKDDDIYDVDLSEIENERSPPPKTPDLQTDPMPLRGFGSPFGNNSFGELSPISKLDSGKKTHECSPLDETLDNTIEIGDEDYSFGKALKSTQQSSRDGSSNTENIPNPQNQSLFRSTPDRTPAPNGAIDMSVDGSFIKNRHQRTVGNGSKNLFPSDFDNASEHSFLVADEDDMQISQLSAKSTSSSSSSQHSDTPMRRRRNRSASRRNLSRSFSCPVTDDEDEADANLFSLKKVALADRKSSLEMRVQQTGLICGGDSAAMNITERSIFYRADSGFNEMATHDESKFPSEIEDLKRNLMPIDGDISMTT; encoded by the exons ATGGAGCCGAGGGCATTTCAAACGCCGCAAAAAGCTATGAAATTTGTGGCTAGTGCGATGCAAATCGGTACTCCGCAGAATAAAACTAGAGAAGCATTTGAAACGCCTAAATCAATTGCTTTTCATAGCTCCGGGAATTTTTCTTTGCTCCCGGTCGTGAATACTCCGCCGTCGCGATTCCCAAAAGTTGTGAATCCTTTTGAGCTTGGTCTCGCGGATCGTTTGCATTTGCCGCTAATTTGTAG TCCATCACTTTTCCAACGTCCAAATACACCACAACATTCATCAACTCAATTCGAATGGACTATCGAGGAAGTTTCATCACTAGGACCAGCAAATGTCGAGCCACATGAAACCCAATTTCAGGCGACACCAGATCCTGACCTAGAGGCTAAAGCTCAAGCTGCCATAAGTTCTTATTTTAAAGACCAAATAATCGTCCCAAGTCCTGTGGAATGTTCGCTTCGTAATCGTAAAATAGCATTAGATAATATATTGAATAGCAATAGCCCGCCAGTTCGATCTGGAAGAAGAATACGAGATGGTATAGCACAAACCGTCATGTCTATACCTCCCGTGGTACCACCAGAAGTTGAAGAGATGCTCAAGAGATTCCTAACGTACAACGCCGATCAACAACAATCACCCACCGTTTCCTGTGATAATACTATAGACTATGAGGCACAAGATATATCTTTGCGTCGAAAATTGTTCGGTATGCCGCTAATGAATAAGGACGTGGAAGAGGCAGAGAAAGATGACGATATATATGATGTCGATTTGagtgaaattgaaaatgaacgTAGTCCACCGCCTAAAACTCCTGATTTG CAAACAGACCCCATGCCATTACGTGGATTTGGCAGCCCATTCGGGAATAATTCATTTGGCGAATTGTCGCCGATCTCAAAACTTGACTCAGGTAAAAAAACACACGAATGCTCCCCTCTGGACGAAACCCTTGATAATACAATTGAGATAGGCGATGAGGACTACAGTTTCGGAAAGGCTCTAAAGTCCACGCAACAGTCGTCGCGGGATGGCAGTAGCAATACTGAAAACATTCCCAACCCTCAAAATCAATCTTTGTTTCGATCAACACCAGATCGAACACCAGCTCCGAATGGTGCTATTGATATGTCGGTTGATGGTAGTTTCATTAAGAACCGACACCAACGAACAGTCGGCAACGGATCAAAGAATCTTTTCCCCAGCGATTTTGATAATGCATCGGAGCATTCGTTTCTTGTCGCTGATGAAGATGACATGCAGATCAGCCAGCTATCAGCGAAAAGTACCAGCTCGTCAAGTTCGTCGCAGCACTCTGACACACCGATGCGTCGTCGTCGAAACCGTTCAGCAAGTAGAAGAAATCTATCAAGGTCTTTCTCGTGTCCCGTGACCGATGATGAGGACGAAGCGGATGCTAATTTGTTCTCATTGAAAAAAGTGGCACTTGCAGATAGGAAATCAAGCCTTGAAATGAGAGTACAACAAACCGGATTAATATGCGGCGGGGATAGTGCAGCAATGAATATCACTGAACGCTCGATATTTTACCGAGCAGACAGTGGATTCAACGAAATGGCTACACACGACGAGTCCAAATTCCCCAGTGAAATAGAGGACTTGAAAAGAAACTTAATGCCGATTGACGGCGATATTAGTATGACTACTTGA